In one window of Bradysia coprophila strain Holo2 chromosome IV unlocalized genomic scaffold, BU_Bcop_v1 contig_106, whole genome shotgun sequence DNA:
- the LOC119070816 gene encoding protein bark beetle isoform X1 codes for MPRNLYQNLVKKCVLLTILVFVVVNSQEVSYNEINSDSELNSNSETELQGGEIVGERTLRLAESPYVLKTDLIVENGARLFIEPGVHIHFAPMIGITVKGEITAVGTPEQRIILTTQSNSGYDASSSITPEDLGARLVDGPSPLAGRLQLFHQGKWRSVCTNSRNWTIPDYETTCRQMGFQGGRFWNWMEKIQNFDPRMIYEEPACRGTESSLTECMWDSRQIGAGSCDYHNDIGVQCLPLHETASSNWRGIRFENAPTELRLAWDNTVYESVSKSQLQYVDIIRAGSGRGRSTVASLEVLGNPPVMSFVTVDHSAFTGINITRPDSAFTIREVTVRRSRGIGIFVNSSYGFAHIEDCKVDNNGDDGIKYVGHDLRSDERMDRSSIFDFCTLPTTAGQTYPISVSLKQSQFAGATKECAKYFFTKPGYLLTVSFVHFVLKTNETAELQIYDGQSTNDRLLTSWLLRNNTRPQSVTSTRNQIYVRFRADPRSQVVGYLRLTTGPFKAYDLNVTKSVVADNGGRGIAIDNLRSQIHVHRSSVSNNGHAAGVHVTSGAGDVNVTESHISFNHGGGVNVTYYGGNRNISRSSISSNVGYGVAVWLNETINKDRQEFVSFNQTSVVEYSEIIKNLETGILHGNFCGNSYVNITGNLFNESLSNSLDVQTCWFARNEGQFLRLQIGHNVFEHDNKIGVIISPALNLIGKIEYNHFRHGKYGALLIRNKPWEEFLRLPVKLTVQNNQFYQNTGVYVVSLGLSPFGDREVQSLLFTRNFVRMNKISEPFGPVEDEGEGKSGENRLSPRSRVAAPVVISSSNVDVYRNIIQNLDSKYEVGSQISDQSQVINVTYNWLGHSEEEQIFKRLFHRKDRYDLAKIEYLPYLLHNSNPGATTIMQFSTFVPKFFTEGSDHVGGEVDGQEILPTGVYNVDRDINIRPGGKLILQPGVVLNFAPSVGMMVAGKLEARGRSPDDIFFTLKRAPVMTFDNETVEGETENLDSETEMIIEVPEAASTVPVRLLGGSTEHEGRLQVYISGKWGTVCDYGWTQINAALVCNQLGLALNPLDWRLLRSEVPNAGTTEDVILSNVRCTEHDIDITKCRAERVSHGEFLNSCSHEYDVGIRCYEGAWAGLRFGVLAERADLQYVTIEKAGLFDYATNTFKPAVQMDFAKHNLENVRVVNNLHDGLGIIYSDIYGGSINNVKNSEFANNRGSGISLKQLGLRIHGSIIKDNLGSGIKHDSVISAIEQRELAGWFHLAPDFNVQESDYHPMVLPKESSNIDVDMWQNRHILTAKHSGDPIEKTIHIRCQPGYVVGLQLLNPIQNGSTEDIWIYDSQTGTTESDVYQLSRDLSVFPLSSSSYGIVLHYKSGLNALGGVVLVISTTSAPVQNIPRRIVRGPVPTLLVTSTKIQRNLRGISATYYNRYLGDRGEHYLRKANESIKIVQCEITHSQDQAFYVHSPFWDVHTSNLSEITIHINNTLIMSNGQGIHQFSRDLRSSNNLFHYVVQDTTVEGNRQGGLDISLPYVWQYNENFTHSVYLGNDTWTRNVQFGVNIMGHYAVVNITGNAFTDNDCEYGLIGFKGMEKKFKIDYNRISGNNGKYMVEFRADSLSEVLGEVPAIFAYNEIKNNRYEKLASVTRGSFRLPPRGRRVYTMDPTCVIGFGGVQKVKIFRNLISNNNMNYDLVAGVKSARLNNFLDATENWWGSIEPDHILTRIFDFDDWNNHAEVQFRPFLLEDNVDGSVSVKYDDNRVTDLDNIGGRIFEDVQIFQKGIPYIINADITVMPGVTLTIGPGVEMEFAPNVGILVLGTLIARGGASGEIVLRPQTPKAAQTRKIEKRAIEHMTNYDTIRLCTERNCTLDENEIDPTHQGFLEYFNHTTLQWVPICDRRFTERNAQVVCRELGYDPLDVFFGHDKRIEYHTNSLTRIWSWVQPLECTGTESHFSECAERLNGQLYGRRHECQWRDEFVFVSCNGVANSRQYWGGIRFAHSEFESNAFEDRLHDVRTRSTRAPESHLEFLRIERAGMLHNEKSPAIQTIFKNPLISSVTIVDSAHHGINLVSPSETIHLRVVNITNALGQGINAISLTGEGRESDESSFIPLKGLDLPYHLFSLIDICDTAKEITIEERVIVYYKYDNNPVNCVKIFKSAYRVKPLGFRLLQSNLFNHSKEYGRRDSIHLFDGDIYNITAKYIGGIEAEGGNDKNLFRTQGPILSVRLIASGAPAKHGFFAEIVTLPISSIGFNRDAQHNISNSEISGTVGGAISYTTAGEVSPVLTLENNRILNNCRQLYGNFSTCESSIRVDVQNMQTIHFRNNLVQNNQGGLYIRADSRGSATSLRAFIHHNLFSGNKNRPTLFAEGRQSSPYQQITIFKNYFTQNAAGYADVIALRQVVSNFTHNYVHSNRGGRIVEISGFDKVRLPIYQTTARNGFYDNVATDWRGRATIVAGTAGQHYIDNIFYNPDNDYEMITVNRSIFEFQFWNSTVDLWKTKIDASHNYWNYNTTLAVGGRIRDRADDPLLLEVQFMPYHMNNQSILDGKCPPGWSLLGDTCYVYIGAPMTFHEARDFCRSDNASLPFIRGDLTSLWMYLQRQMIDLRYPQKVWVQDLDYLEQCTSFIYRNVEIDPCDTRRGFLCEMDPRVVINPLSWQADIIAISVISSFVLALLLLLLFGICWFTKSRHRHVQRLERRNSIRQSLRSLNTIGVDPGTMRRRNFNVSRSTDTLTKSTVTDYKKMISNGSIDSMDKSVLSSETSYDIYEAHQQQFGNGKPAYADPRFPDTQRKAPAEPKVYGLPDYSPQGFELSFRNEGFKDNSTYTGTRNNSVGTYINEDTPIIHQIDPEDSNSDYYGNSSTLPMRVKQDNLSFLTELKHKLPDYEKLPKQKPVQSSFLPTPPESPYPRGSSTNTSQYERQVNTPSPKKTTHEYQKPEVRRPNAFTSPPPDIRRPDSYYTAMRTAPESRPPPPPVNRPKTVYEASDDRRAYARSKSEAILETNFDDETSLPNPLTSDSRSYSQPLETAM; via the exons GGAACACCGGAACAACGCATCATTCTAACCACACAATCGAATTCTGGGTATGATGCTAGCAGCAGCATCACTCCAGAGGATTTGGGTGCACGTTTAGTAGATGGTCCCTCGCCATTAGCCGGTAGACTACAATTGTTCCATCAGGGAAAATGGCGATCCGTTTGTACAAATTCCAGGAA CTGGACAATACCAGACTACGAAACCACTTGTCGGCAAATGGGTTTCCAGGGTGGACGTTTTTGGAATTGGAtggaaaaaatacaaaattttgatccGAGAATGATTTATGAAGAGCCTGCTTGCCGCGGTACCGAATCGTCATTAACGGAATGCATGTGGGATTCACGACAAATCGGTGCAGGAAGCTGTGATTATCATAACGATATCGGGGTACAGTGCCTTCCTCTACACGAAACAGCATCGTCGAATTGGCGAGGCATTCGATTCGAGAATGCTCCAACGGAATTGCGATTAGCTTGGGACAATACTGTTTATGAATCCGTCTCCAAATCACAACTGCAATACGTGGATATTATTCGGGCTGGCTCGGGACGTGGTCGATCAACTGTGGCCTCGCTTGAAGTTTTAGGCAATCCACCAGTCATGAGCTTTGTAACCGTCGATCATTCTGCATTTACGGGTATTAATATCACACGACCGGACTCTGCATTCACAATACGGGAAGTGACGGTTCGCCGGAGTAGAGGtattggaatttttgtaaattccaGTTATGGATTTGCACATATCGAAGATTGTAAAGTGGACAATAACGGAGACGATGGCATCAAGTATGTTGGACATGATCTACGATCCGACGAACGAATGGATCGCAGCAGTATTTTCGACTTTTGTACATTACCCACGACTGCTGGCCAAACATATCCGATATCGGTGTCACTAAAACAATCGCAATTCGCTGGCGCAACCAAAGAATGCGCAAAATACTTTTTCACGAAGCCCGGCTACCTTCTGACCGTGAGctttgttcattttgtgttAAAGACAAACGAAACGGCTGAACTACAAATATACGACGGACAGTCTACCAATGATCGACTGCTGACGTCGTGGTTACTAAGAAACAACACTAGACCGCAAAGTGTGACGAGTACGCGAAATCAAATTTACGTAAGATTTCGAGCGGATCCTAGATCGCAAGTGGTTGGATACTTACGGCTGACAACTGGACCGTTTAAGGCTTATGACTTGAATGTGACAAAATCTGTGGTAGCTGATAATGGTGGTCGTGGCATTGCCATCGACAATTTAAGATCTCAGATACATGTGCATCGTAGCTCTGTATCGAATAATGGACATGCAGCTGGAGTCCATGTAACAAGTGGTGCTGGTGATGTAAATGTGACAGAGAGTCACATTAGTTTCAATCACGGCGGAGGTGTTAATGTTACGTACTACGGTGGTAACCGAAACATTTCGAGGTCATCGATAAGCTCGAACGTTGGTTATGGAGTTGCGGTATGGCTGAATGAAACCATCAATAAGGATCGTCAAGAGTTCGTGTCATTCAACCAGACCTCAGTGGTTGAATATTCGGAGATTATCAAGAATTTGGAGACGGGAATATTGCACGGTAATTTCTGTGGCAATTCATACGTTAACATTACTGGCAATCTGTTCAACGAAAGTCTGTCGAACTCACTAGATGTTCAGACTTGTTGGTTTGCCCGGAATGAAGGACAATTCCTGCGACTACAGATCGGACACAACGTATTCGAACACGACAACAAGATTGGCGTGATTATAAGTCCGGCTTTGAATTTAATCGGAAAGATCGAATACAATCACTTCCGGCACGGTAAATATGGAGCTCTACTCATCCGGAACAAACCGTGGGAAGAATTCCTTCGACTACCAGTGAAACTTACCGTGCAgaataatcaattttatcaGAACACCGGTGTGTATGTGGTTTCGTTAGGCCTGTCTCCGTTCGGCGATCGGGAAGTGCAATCCTTGCTGTTCACCAGAAACTTTGTTCGCATGAATAAAATTAGCGAGCCGTTCGGACCTGTCGAGGATGAAGGCGAAGGAAAATCTGGTGAGAATAGATTGAGTCCCAGGTCACGAGTCGCAGCTCCAGTCGTTATTTCATCTAGTAATGTCGATGTCTACCGAAATATAATCCAAAACTTGGACTCGAAATATGAAGTCGGATCGCAAATATCCGACCAAAGTCAAGTGATAAATGTGACCTACAATTGGCTGGGACACAGTGAAGAAGAGCAAATTTTTAAGAGACTGTTCCATCGTAAAGATCGATACGATTTAGCTAAAATAGAATACCTTCCGTACCTGCTACACAATTCGAATCCCGGTGCGACAACCATAATGCAATTTTCGACATTCGTTCCGAAATTCTTTACTGAGGGTTCCGACCATGTCGGCGGTGAAGTTGATGGCCAGGAAATTCTACCAACTGGCGTTTACAACGTTGACCGTGACATCAATATTCGTCCCGGCGGGAAATTGATTCTTCAACCTGGAGTTGTGCTTAACTTTGCACCATCTGTCGGTATGATGGTTGCTGGTAAGCTGGAAGCGCGAGGTCGAAGTCCCGACGACATTTTCTTCACCTTGAAACGAGCGCCTGTGATGACATTCGATAACGAAACCGTTGAAGGCGAAACGGAAAATTTGGACAGTGAAACAGAAATGATAATTGAAGTGCCAGAGGCAGCGTCAACAGTTCCCGTGCGATTGTTGGGCGGTTCAACGGAACACGAAGGACGATTACAGGTGTACATAAGTGGAAAATGGGGTACGGTATGTGATTATGGCTGGACTCAGATAAACGCTGCGTTGGTGTGCAATCAGTTAGGACTTGCATTGAATCCATTGGACTGGCGTCTACTACGTTCCGAAGTACCAAATGCCGGAACTACAGAAGATGTAATTCTGTCGAATGTACGGTGCACGGAACATGACATCGATATCACTAAATGTCGAGCAGAGCGAGTTTCACATGGCGAATTTCTGAATTCTTGTAGCCATGAGTACGACGTCGGCATTAGATGTTACGAAGGTGCATGGGCTGGATTAAGATTCGGTGTCTTAGCGGAACGAGCTGATCTACAGTATGTGACAATTGAAAAGGCCGGATTATTTGACTACGCGACAAATACGTTCAAGCCCGCTGTCCAGATGGATTTTGCTAAACACAACTTGGAAAATGTACGTGTCGTCAACAACTTGCATGACGGATTGGGAATAATTTACTCGGACATATACGGCGGATCCATCAACAACGTGAAGAACTCGGAGTTCGCAAATAATCGCGGAAGTGGAATCAGTTTGAAACAGTTAGGACTTCGCATTCATGGTTCCATCATAAAGGACAATCTCGGCTCTGGCATCAAACATGACTCTGTTATCTCGGCAATCGAACAGCGTGAATTAGCTGGATGGTTTCATCTAGCACCCGATTTCAACGTTCAGGAATCAGACTACCATCCAATGGTTCTCCCAAAGGAAAGTTCAAATATCGACGTTGATATGTGGCAAAATCGACACATTTTAACTGCTAAGCATTCGGGCGATCCAATTGAGAAAACAATTCACATCAGATGCCAACCGGGCTATGTAGTGGGACTGCAACTTCTGAATCCCATTCAAAATGGTTCCACTGAAGACATTTGGATCTATGATTCACAGACTGGAAcgaccgaatcagatgtgtaTCAACTCAGCCGTGATTTGTCGGTATTTCCTCTATCGAGCAGCAGTTATGGAATTGTGTTGCACTACAAAAGTGGATTGAATGCTCTGGGTGGCGTTGTGCTTGTAATTTCCACGACTTCAGCTCCTGTTCAAAATATCCCCAGACGCATCGTTCGTGGTCCAGTACCAACACTTCTTGTAACATCcacaaaaattcaacgaaatttacgCGGCATCTCAGCCACGTACTACAATCGTTATTTGGGTGATCGAGGCGAGCATTACTTGCGCAAGGCTAACGAGTCCATCAAAATTGTTCAGTGTGAAATAACGCACAGCCAGGACCAAGCATTCTATGTTCATTCACCATTCTGGGATGTCCATACCAGTAATCTGTCGGAGATAACCATCCACATCAACAACACATTGATCATGAGTAATGGGCAAGgaattcatcaattttcgCGAGATCTCCGGTCGTCGAATAAT CTTTTCCATTATGTTGTCCAAGACACAACGGTTGAAGGCAATCGTCAAGGTGGCCTGGACATCAGTTTACCGTACGTATGGCAATACAATGAGAACTTTACACACTCTGTGTATCTGGGCAACGACACTTGGACGCGAAACGTTCAATTCGGTGTGAACATAATGGGCCATTATGCCGTTGTTAATATCACCGGCAATGCCTTCACGGATAACGACTGTGAGTACGGACTGATTGGCTTCAAAGGAATGGagaagaaattcaaaatcgaCTACAATCGCATATCTGGCAACAATGGCAAATATATGGTCGAATTCCGAGCGGATAGTTTGAGCGAGGTGTTGGGTGAAGTTCCGGCCATATTCGCGTACAACGAAATCAAAAACAATCGATACGAAAAGCTTGCCAGCGTTACCAGAGGCAGTTTTCGTTTACCGCCGAGAGGACGTCGTGTGTACACCATGGATCCAACGTGTGTGATAGGATTCGGCGGTGTGcagaaagtgaaaattttccgaaatttgatCTCAAACAACAACATGAACTACGATCTGGTGGCTGGAGTTAAGTCCGCTAGATTGAATAACTTCTTAGATGCGACGGAAAATTGGTGGGGATCGATAGAGCCGGACCACATACTGACGAGAATATTTGATTTCGACGACTGGAACAATCATGCCGAAGTGCAGTTCAGGCCATTCTTACTCGAAGACAATGTTGATGGCAGTGTGTCTGTGAAGTACGATGACAACAGAGTGACTGACCTGGACAATATTGGAGGAAGAATTTTCGAAGATGTGCAAATATTCCAGAAGGGCATTCCGTACATAATAAACGCCGATATAACTGTGATGCCTGGTGTAACGTTAACGATTGGACCGGGTGTTGAAATGGAATTTGCGCCGAACGTCGGCATATTGGTTTTGGGAACGTTAATTGCTCGTGGTGGTGCAAGCGGTGAAATTGTTCTTCGACCTCAAACGCCAAAAGCAGCCCAGacaagaaaaatcgagaaaCGCGCCATCGAACACATGACGAACTATGACACAATCCGCTTGTGTACGGAACGAAATTGCACATTGGACGAGAATGAAATCGACCCGACGCATCAAGGATTTCTGGAATATTTCAACCATACCACCTTGCAATGGGTGCCCATTTGTGATCGACGCTTCACCGAACGAAATGCCCAGGTTGTGTGCCGTGAATTGGGCTACGATCCGTTGGATGTTTTCTTCGGTCATGACAAACGGATCGAATATCACACCAATTCGTTGACGCGAATTTGGTCATGGGTGCAACCCTTAGAATGCACCGGAACTGAATCACATTTCAGCGAATGCGCCGAACGATTGAATGGCCAATTGTATGGTCGTCGTCACGAATGTCAATGGCgcgatgaatttgtgtttgTAAGTTGCAACGGTGTCGCCAATTCCCGGCAGTATTGGGGCGGTATTAGATTCGCCCATTCGGAATTCGAGAGCAATGCGTTTGAAGATAGACTGCACGATGTCAGAACACGCAGTACACGAGCACCGGAAAGTCATCTAGAATTTCTCCGCATCGAACGAGCTGGTATGCTGCACAATGAAAAATCGCCGGCCATTCAAACGATATTCAAAAATCCCCTGATCAGTTCCGTGACGATTGTAGATAGTGCTCACCATGGAATCAATCTGGTGTCACCCAGTGAAACGATCCACTTACGGGTGGTAAACATTACGAATGCATTGGGTCAGGGTATCAATGCTATTTCGTTGACCGGTGAAGGGCGTGAAAGTGATGAGTCGAGCTTCATACCATTAAAAGGTTTGGATCTTCCGTATCACCTGTTCTCGCTGATTGACATCTGTGATACGGCTAAGGAGATAACGATCGAAGAACGAGTGATCGTGTATTACAAGTACGACAATAATCCCGTCAATTGcgtcaaaatattcaaaagtgCCTATCGCGTCAAGCCGTTGGGTTTCCGATTACTTCAATCGAACTTGTTCAATCATTCGAAGGAGTATGGTCGACGTGACTCGATTCATCTGTTCGACGGTGACATTTACAACATTACGGCGAAATACATTGGCGGAATTGAAGCGGAAGGCggcaacgacaaaaatttgttcCGAACACAGGGTCCAATTTTGAGTGTTCGATTGATTGCCAGCGGTGCTCCGGCCAAGCACGGATTCTTTGCTGAGATTGTTACGCTACCCATCTCATCGATTGGATTCA ATCGTGATGCCCAGCACAACATTTCTAACTCAGAAATATCCGGGACAGTTGGTGGAGCGATTTCTTATACAACGGCTGGAGAAGTGTCTCCGGTTCTAACATTGGAAAATAATCGAATTTTGAACAATTGCCGTCAGTTGTACGGCAACTTCTCGACATGTGAATCTTCTATTAGAGTTGATGTGCAGAACATGCAGACAATTCACTTCAGA aATAATCTCGTGCAAAACAATCAAGGTGGACTGTACATCCGGGCCGATTCACGAGGTTCGGCCACATCGCTACGTGCCTTCATTCATCACAATCTGTTCTCGGGCAATAAGAATCGACCGACACTGTTCGCAGAGGGCCGACAATCGTCGCCGTATCAACAGataacgattttcaaaaattatttcacacaaaatgcGGCCGGGTATGCGGATGTGATCGCATTGCGGCAAGTCGTATCGAATTTCACCCACAATTACGTGCACAGTAACCGTGGTGGACGGATTGTGGAAATTTCCGGCTTCGACAAGGTTCGATTGCCCATTTATCAGACAACGGCCAGAAATGGATTTTATGA cAACGTGGCTACGGACTGGCGTGGtcgtgcaacgatagtggcgGGAACAGCTGGCCAGCACTATATCGATAACATTTTCTACAATCCGGACAACGATTACGAAATGATCACGGTGAATCGGTCAAT ATTTGAATTCCAGTTTTGGAACag TACGGTCGATTTatggaaaacgaaaattgatgcAAGTCACAATTACTGGAATTACAACACCACGTTGGCCGTTGGTGGTCGGATACGTGATCGTGCAG ACGATCCCCTTCTACTCGAAGTGCAATTCATGCCATACCACATGAACAATCAATCGATATTGGATGGTAAATGTCCGCCGGGATGGTCATTGCTCGGCGACACGTGTTACGTGTACATTGGTGCCCCGATGACATTCCATGAAGCCAGAGACTTTTGTCGATCGGACAATGCTTCGCTACCATTCATCCGCGGTGATTTGACGTCGTTGTGGATGTACCTGCAGCGGCAAATGATTGATTTGCGTTATCCGCAAAAGGTTTGGGTCCAAGATCTTGACTATCTCGAACAGTGTACGAGCTTTATTTATCGTAATGTGGAAATTGATCCGTGCGATACGCGACGGGGATTCCTATGCGAAATGGATCCGAGG gTCGTCATCAATCCACTATCGTGGCAAGCCGACATTATCGCTATCAGCGTCATCAGTTCCTTTGTCCTTGCGTTGCTGCTATTACTGCTGTTCGGAATTTGTTGGTTCACAAAATCACGGCATCGACATGTTCAACGTTTGGAGCGACGTAACAGCATTCGACAGAGTTTGCGCAGTTTGAATACCATTGGTGTTGATCCGGGCACAATGCgacgacgaaatttt AATGTGTCCCGGTCTACGGACACATTGACGAAATCAACAGTTACTGACTACaagaaaatgatttcgaaTGGTTCCATCGACTCAATGGACAAAAGTGTTCTGAGCTCAGAGACAAGCTACGACATCTATGAGGCACATCAACAACAATTCGGAAACGGGAAGCCTGCGTATGCCGACCCAAGGTTTCCGGATACTCAACGAAAGGCACCAGCTGAACCGAAAGTGTACGGTCTGCCTGATTATAGTCCGCAGGGTTTTGAGCTATCTTTCCGAAACGAAGGATTCAAGGACAATTCGACTTACACTGGGACAAGGAACAATTCAGTCGGCACCTACATCAATGAGGATACACCGATTATTCATCAGATTGATCCGGAAGACAGTAACTCGGATTATTACGGCAACTCGAGCACTCTACCGATGCGAGTCAAACAGGACAATTTGTCATTCCTAACCGAATTGAAGCACAAATTGCCCGATTACGAGAAATTGCCGAAACAGAAACCGGTTCAAAGCAGTTTCCTTCCAACGCCACCCGAATCACCGTACCCACGCGGTTCCAGTACGAATACATCTCAATACGAACGACAAGTGAACACTCCATCACCCAAGAAAACGACACACGAGTACCAGAAACCGGAGGTTCGACGGCCGAATGCATTCACAAGTCCACCACCGGACATCCGACGACCGGACTCCTATTACACGGCAATGCGAACCGCACCGGAATCGAGACCGCCACCACCGCCAGTAAATCGACCGAAAACCGTTTACGAGGCCTCGGACGATCGACGAGCATACGCACGGTCCAAATCTGAAGCCATATTGGAAACGAATTTCGATGACGAAACATCACTTCCGAATCCGCTCACAAGTGATAGCAGAAGCTACAGCCAACCGCTGGAGACTGCAATGTAG